A genomic segment from Bradyrhizobium sp. CB1015 encodes:
- a CDS encoding Lrp/AsnC ligand binding domain-containing protein: protein MELDRTDRRILSILQEDGRIANVELAERIGLSPTSIGERLKRLQREGFVEGYGARLNPHRLGLGLLVFVEVLLDKTTPDNFERFARAVKLAPEVLECHMVAGGFDYLVKARLADMTAYRRFLGETLLSMPGVRETRTYAVMEEIKRDAPLPVG from the coding sequence ATGGAACTCGATCGAACCGACCGGAGAATCCTCTCGATTTTGCAGGAGGATGGGCGCATCGCCAATGTCGAGCTCGCCGAGCGCATCGGGCTGTCGCCGACCTCGATCGGCGAGCGGCTGAAGCGCCTGCAGCGCGAGGGCTTTGTCGAAGGCTATGGCGCGCGGCTCAATCCGCACCGGCTCGGCCTTGGGCTCCTGGTGTTCGTCGAGGTGCTGCTCGACAAGACCACGCCCGATAATTTCGAGCGGTTCGCACGGGCCGTGAAGCTCGCCCCTGAAGTGCTGGAGTGTCACATGGTTGCCGGCGGCTTCGACTATCTTGTGAAGGCGCGGCTTGCCGACATGACTGCCTATCGACGCTTTCTCGGCGAGACCCTGCTGTCGATGCCGGGCGTGCGCGAGACGCGGACCTATGCGGTGATGGAGGAGATCAAGCGCGACGCACCGCTGCCGGTGGGCTGA
- a CDS encoding cytochrome c, with amino-acid sequence MQRTVLLALTLAVAALMGSSLAAPVNYKTPDEVAAFKPGPNLEVVQGNCSACHSSDYVATQPPMKDKRAFWQAEVTKMIKVYGAPIDDADVGKIVDYLAATY; translated from the coding sequence ATGCAGCGCACCGTTCTCCTCGCCCTCACGCTCGCCGTCGCCGCATTGATGGGCTCGTCACTTGCCGCGCCGGTCAATTACAAGACCCCCGACGAGGTCGCCGCCTTCAAGCCCGGTCCCAATCTCGAGGTCGTGCAGGGCAATTGCAGCGCCTGCCATTCGTCCGACTACGTCGCCACGCAGCCGCCGATGAAGGACAAGAGGGCCTTTTGGCAGGCCGAGGTGACCAAGATGATCAAGGTCTATGGCGCACCGATCGACGATGCCGATGTCGGAAAGATCGTCGATTATCTGGCTGCGACCTACTGA
- a CDS encoding adenylate/guanylate cyclase domain-containing protein, with translation MATAPRQMSVVRATGVRQVRLVCGIILFCYVVSHFLNHALGNISVDAMETGVYYHTLFWQFLPVAIVFYTAALTHLGLGLYALYQRRQFRWRTIEPLQLVLGLSIPMLVMGHVIGVRLGQTLYGHEKLYPQELYLFFVAAPGRLWQMTILLLIAWVHGCIGVYFWLRLKPFFTRAAPYLLAAAVLIPTLSLLGIYQGGRSVAADSDDGEWRTHNLSRRQVGTVAEGNTLDRIAGGLTIGYFGLLGLVLVARGARALRERRGGMIALSYGNGKTVRVPRGLSVLEASLRHNVPHASVCGGRARCSTCRIRVIGGHDALPTPSQREAFVLTRVGSADPSIRLACQLRPTSDLSFFQLFTPHTHGADGQASTSASIGQERYLVSLFVDMRGSTQLAEKRLPFDTVFIVNRFLGAVSQAVIENGGQPNQFVGDGMLALFGLAADPQTACRQALKAAAGIATHIDALNDLLSHDLRQPIRFGIGIHGGEVIIGDIGYRDHIVFTALGDAVNVAARLQDMTKTLACETIVSEEVRRTADIAEDALPQQEVAIRGRDEPLAVRVVANARELAALVDRSERVAA, from the coding sequence ATGGCCACCGCCCCCAGACAGATGTCGGTCGTCCGCGCCACCGGCGTGCGGCAGGTGCGGCTCGTCTGCGGCATCATCCTGTTCTGCTATGTGGTCAGTCATTTCCTCAACCATGCGCTCGGCAACATCTCGGTCGATGCCATGGAGACCGGGGTCTACTACCACACGCTGTTCTGGCAGTTCCTCCCGGTCGCGATCGTGTTCTACACGGCCGCACTCACCCATCTGGGGCTCGGCCTCTACGCGCTGTATCAGCGCCGCCAGTTCCGCTGGCGGACGATCGAGCCGCTCCAGCTCGTGCTCGGCTTGAGCATCCCCATGCTCGTCATGGGCCACGTCATCGGCGTGCGGCTCGGACAGACGCTGTACGGACACGAGAAGCTTTATCCGCAGGAGCTCTATTTGTTCTTCGTCGCGGCGCCGGGCCGACTCTGGCAGATGACGATCCTGCTTCTCATTGCCTGGGTGCACGGCTGCATCGGCGTCTATTTCTGGCTTCGGCTGAAGCCGTTCTTCACGCGCGCGGCACCCTATCTGCTCGCGGCAGCCGTGCTGATCCCGACGCTGTCGCTGCTCGGCATCTATCAGGGCGGCCGCAGCGTGGCCGCCGACAGTGACGACGGCGAATGGCGTACCCACAATCTCAGCCGCCGCCAGGTCGGCACGGTTGCGGAAGGCAACACGCTCGACCGCATCGCGGGCGGTCTCACCATCGGCTATTTCGGACTGCTCGGACTGGTGCTGGTGGCGCGCGGCGCGCGCGCCTTGCGCGAGCGTCGCGGCGGCATGATCGCGCTGTCCTACGGCAACGGCAAGACGGTGCGCGTCCCCAGGGGCCTGTCCGTGCTGGAAGCGAGCCTGCGCCACAACGTGCCGCATGCCAGCGTCTGCGGCGGCCGCGCCCGCTGCTCGACCTGCCGGATCCGCGTCATCGGCGGTCATGACGCCCTGCCCACACCGTCACAGCGCGAGGCCTTCGTGCTCACCCGCGTCGGTAGCGCCGATCCCTCGATCCGGCTGGCCTGCCAGCTGCGCCCGACCTCCGACCTCTCCTTCTTCCAGCTCTTCACGCCTCACACGCATGGAGCGGACGGGCAGGCCTCGACATCCGCCAGCATCGGCCAGGAGCGCTATCTCGTCAGCCTGTTCGTGGACATGCGCGGCTCGACGCAGCTGGCCGAGAAGCGGCTGCCGTTCGACACGGTCTTCATCGTCAACCGCTTCCTCGGCGCGGTGTCGCAGGCGGTGATCGAGAACGGCGGCCAGCCGAACCAGTTCGTCGGCGACGGCATGCTGGCGCTGTTCGGGCTTGCGGCCGACCCGCAAACCGCGTGCCGGCAGGCGCTGAAGGCCGCCGCCGGAATCGCCACGCATATCGACGCGCTCAACGATCTCCTGAGCCACGATCTGCGCCAGCCGATCCGCTTCGGCATCGGCATCCACGGCGGCGAGGTCATCATCGGCGACATCGGCTATCGCGATCACATCGTCTTCACCGCGCTCGGCGATGCCGTCAACGTCGCCGCCCGCCTGCAGGACATGACCAAGACGCTGGCCTGCGAGACGATCGTCTCGGAAGAAGTCCGCCGCACCGCTGATATTGCCGAGGATGCCCTGCCGCAGCAGGAGGTCGCCATCCGCGGCCGCGATGAGCCGCTCGCCGTGCGCGTAGTGGCGAATGCGAGGGAGCTGGCGGCGCTGGTCGATCGCAGCGAGCGGGTCGCGGCGTGA
- a CDS encoding molybdopterin-dependent oxidoreductase, translated as MFDRRDLLKGAGFAALAAGLGATKVLALDTITLPFANGARPLVKYPQKRPMIGLTSRPPQLETPFAVFNDGPITPNNAFFVRYHLSDLPYDLDPDKFTLEVKGKVDKPLKLSLKDIRKMKATELVAVNQCSGNSRGFFEPRVAGGQLANGAMGCARWRGVPLKAVLEMAGVQAGAKQVTFNGMDGPVNDKTPDFIKALDVDHASDGEVMLAYGMNGEDLPFLNGFPLRLIVPGYYGTYWVKHLNEITVIDNVFDGFWMKSAYRIPDTPNNAVEPGTAPKATIPINRFTIRSFITSIPDGAKLKAGAVTLRGIAFDGGKGIKQVEVSTDGGKTWVGAKLGKDLGKYAFREWKLPVKLAAGSHELKVRATGNGGETQPDTPRWNPAGYLRNVVETVRVTAA; from the coding sequence ATGTTCGATCGACGCGACCTGCTCAAGGGAGCGGGCTTCGCCGCGCTTGCGGCAGGATTGGGCGCCACCAAGGTGCTGGCACTCGACACCATCACCCTGCCCTTCGCCAACGGCGCACGGCCGCTGGTGAAATATCCGCAGAAGCGGCCGATGATCGGCCTGACCAGCCGGCCGCCGCAGCTCGAGACGCCGTTTGCGGTGTTCAACGATGGCCCGATCACGCCGAACAACGCGTTCTTCGTGCGCTATCACCTCTCCGACCTGCCCTACGATCTCGACCCCGACAAGTTCACGCTGGAGGTCAAGGGCAAGGTCGACAAGCCGCTGAAACTGTCGCTGAAAGACATCAGGAAGATGAAGGCGACGGAGCTCGTCGCCGTCAACCAATGCTCCGGCAACAGCCGCGGTTTCTTCGAGCCGCGCGTCGCAGGCGGCCAGCTCGCCAACGGCGCGATGGGCTGCGCGCGCTGGCGCGGCGTGCCGCTGAAGGCGGTGCTCGAGATGGCAGGCGTGCAGGCCGGCGCCAAGCAGGTGACGTTCAACGGCATGGACGGGCCGGTCAATGACAAGACGCCCGATTTCATCAAGGCGCTCGACGTCGATCACGCCAGTGACGGCGAGGTGATGCTGGCCTATGGCATGAACGGCGAGGACCTGCCGTTCCTCAACGGCTTCCCGCTGCGCCTGATCGTGCCCGGCTATTACGGCACCTACTGGGTCAAGCACCTCAACGAGATCACCGTCATCGACAACGTCTTTGACGGCTTCTGGATGAAGTCGGCCTATCGCATTCCTGACACGCCGAACAACGCGGTCGAGCCGGGCACCGCGCCGAAGGCGACGATCCCGATCAATCGCTTCACCATCCGCTCCTTCATCACCAGCATCCCGGACGGCGCCAAGCTAAAGGCGGGCGCCGTGACCCTGCGCGGCATCGCGTTCGATGGCGGCAAAGGCATCAAGCAGGTCGAGGTCTCCACCGACGGCGGCAAGACCTGGGTCGGCGCCAAGCTCGGCAAGGATCTCGGCAAGTACGCCTTCCGCGAATGGAAGCTGCCGGTGAAGCTCGCGGCCGGCAGCCACGAGCTCAAGGTCCGCGCCACCGGCAATGGCGGTGAGACCCAGCCGGACACGCCGCGCTGGAACCCGGCGGGCTATTTGCGCAACGTCGTCGAAACCGTCCGCGTGACGGCGGCCTGA
- a CDS encoding cold-shock protein: MAKGTVKWFNPTKGYGFIQPASGGKDVFVHISAVQKAGLSTLNEGQTVEYEEIANRGKTSAENLKV; the protein is encoded by the coding sequence ATGGCTAAAGGTACGGTCAAGTGGTTCAACCCGACGAAGGGTTATGGATTTATCCAGCCTGCGTCGGGTGGCAAGGATGTGTTCGTGCATATCTCGGCAGTGCAGAAGGCCGGTCTGTCGACCCTGAACGAGGGACAGACGGTGGAATACGAAGAGATCGCAAACCGGGGCAAGACTTCCGCAGAGAACCTCAAAGTATAA